The Streptomyces capitiformicae genome contains the following window.
GGGAGCGGGAGTTGAATCCGCTGTCCGTGCGCGAGCGGATGATGCTGTTCACTGAGGGGCCGCATGGTCCGGAGCCGTTGTGGCTGTGGCTGAACGAGCAGGGGATGCCGTTTCGGCCGCATCCTGGGACGGCGTGTTCCGTACGGCGAACCAGCGGTGCGCGAAGGTGCTGACGCCGCCGAAGTACCTGGGGATGGATCTGCATCAGGTCTTCGCGCCGTACGCGACGCCGCACTCGGCACGGCACTCGTGGTCCTGGGCCGCCCCCCTGTCCTGCTGCCTCCACGGCTCGCCGAGCTCCTTCGGTAACTTGCCGAACAGCCCCAACTGCGGCCGCAGCTCTCGCGAGCCCATCCAGGTCCTCAGTGGCTCTTCCCGGTCATGGTCCCGGGCAAGCCGATCTCGACACACGGCATGACCCAGAAACTCGACCGGCACGGCATCCTGGTTCGCACCGCGCGCAACGGGGCGCTGGCCGCCCTCGCGGCTGATCTTCCCAGCCCGATCCTCGCCGATGTGACCGGGATGCACCGCCACACCGCGCTCCGCTGGGTCGCCTACGCCAGACGTGACTGGGCCGAGTACCTCGCCGTCCGCGCCGAGGAGGTCACCAACAGCAGATCGCAGCGATCATGACATCGGCTTCGTGAGGATCCGGGGCGGAGGCGTTGGCACCGGATCGGCGCTCGAGAATATGAACTGAATGAGTAGGTCAACAGGGAGCCAGGAGGCCGTCTACCAGGGCTCGGAGCCCGTCCAGGTAGGTGTCCTCGGCGGTCAGTGGTGACCACTGGTCCGCGACCTGTGCCAAGCGGGGTAGCTCGCTCGGGTCGAGATCGGCGAAGACTCGTTCCCGGTAGGTGGGACGGTCGTCGTCTGTGCGCCGCTGGGCCGCTGTCACGCGGACCACAATCTCTCCGGCGGTGTAGTACCAGATCGCGCGGTAGCCGTGTACTGCCCGCTCGGGGGACAGGCCGCATTCGACGAGGCCGTCGACGATCTGCTCGACAAACCAGAGAGCGGATGGGGCCATCAGGTCGTCGGCGGTCAGCACCTCCACGATCCACGGGCAGGCGGCGAGCGCCTCGTGGATCGTGGCAGCGGCGGCGACGATCCGCTCGCGAGGCTGAGCGGGCAGTTCGGGTCGGTGCAGCGTCCGCGTGGCGTAGTCGTCCAGCAATAGGACGAGCAGTTCTTCCTTGTTGCGGACGTGG
Protein-coding sequences here:
- a CDS encoding TetR/AcrR family transcriptional regulator: MPQSSAPRKTLGRPPRISREEVVTTARRIVDAEGVDRLTMRRLATEIGSTPMALYHHVRNKEELLVLLLDDYATRTLHRPELPAQPRERIVAAAATIHEALAACPWIVEVLTADDLMAPSALWFVEQIVDGLVECGLSPERAVHGYRAIWYYTAGEIVVRVTAAQRRTDDDRPTYRERVFADLDPSELPRLAQVADQWSPLTAEDTYLDGLRALVDGLLAPC